Within the Streptomyces sp. YIM 121038 genome, the region CTGAGGGGCCGGTCGGGCACATCGTCAGCTACGCGCGCGTGGGCATCGCCCACGCGCGCGTCGTCGTATCGGGGCCTACGCGCGCGGCAGCGCGAACTCGCACCACACGGCCTTGCCGCCGCCGGGCGTCCGGCGCGAGCCCCAGTTCGAGGCGATCGTGGCGACGATCGCGATGCCCCGGCCCGCCTCGTCCGCGGGCTCGGCGCGGCGGCGCCTGGGCAGGTGGTCGTCGCCGTCGGTGACCTCGATGATCAGCCGGCGGTCGGTGCGGCGAAGGCGCAGGCGCATCGGCGGGGTGCCGTGCTGCAGGGAGTTCGCGACGAGCTCGCTGGTGGCCAGGACGCCCAGGTCGAGCAGCTCCGGCGGGAACCGCCAGCTGGCGAGGACGCCGGTGGCGAAGGCACGCGCGCGTGGGGCCGCCTCCACGCCGCCGAGCAGCTCCAGGGCCGCGTTGCGGAACAGCTCCGCGTCGGCGCCGGTGCGGGCGGGCTGCTGGAGGACGAGGACCGCGACGTCGTCGTCGTGGTCGGCGGTGACCCCCAGGGCCCGGATCAGGCGGTCGCAGACCACCTGGGGCGTGCCGGTGGCGCCGCCCAGGGCCCGCTCCAGGGACGCCACGCCCTCGTCGATGTCCTCGCTGCGGCGCTCCACGAGGCCGTCCGTGTACAGCACGGCGGTGGAGCCGGGGCCGAGCGGCACGGAGCCGGAGGCGTGCAGCCAGCCGCCGGTGCCGAGCGGCGGGCCCGTGGGCTCGTCCGCGCGGTGGATCGTGCCGTTCTCGTCGCGGACGAGGATCGGCAGGTGGCCCGCCGACGCGTACGACAGGCTGCCCTCGTTCGGGTCGTGGACGGCGTACACGCACGTGGCGATCTGGCTGGCGTCGATCTCCGCGGCGAGGCCGTCGAGGAGCTGCAGGACCTCGTGCGGCGGCAGGTCCAGGCGGGCGTAGGCGCGCACGGCCGTGCGGAGCTGGCCCATGACGGCCGCCGCGCGGACCCCGCGCCCCATGACGTCGCCGATCACCAGGGCGGTGCGGCCGCCGCCGAGCGTGATCACGTCGTACCAGTCGCCGCCGACGGCGGCCTCGGTGCCGCCGGGCTGGTACGTGGCGGCGATGCGCAGGTCGTCGGGCTGCTCCAACTCCTGGGGCAGCAACGAGCGTTGCAGCGTCACCGCGGTCTCGCGCTGGCTGCGCTCGCTGGCGCGCAGGCGCTCGGCGGCGTCGGCGTGGTCGGTGACGTCGGCGGCGAAGACCAGCACCCCGCCGTCCTGGGCATCCGTGGCGGGCCCGCCCAGGGGCAGCGACACGGGGGTGCACGTGAACGTGTACGAACGGCCGCCGGGCACCTTGCGGGACTTGACCGTGCGCGGCTTGGAGCTGCGCAGCACCTGGTCCAGGAGCGGCAGGAGCCCGACCTCCTCCAGCTCGGGCAGCGCTTCGCGCGCGGGGGCGCCGGTGGGGCGGGGGCCGAACGCCGTGGCGTACGCGTCGTTGACGTACGCGATGCGGTGGTCGGGGCCGTGCACGAGGGCCACGAGGGCCGGGATGCTGTCGAGGACCTCGCGGGCGGGGAGCCCGTCGACGCCTTCGGGGGCGTCGAGGCCTTCGGCGGGGTGCTCCGCGACGCGCTCGGCGCGGGCCGCGGGGACGGAGCTCTCGCCTCGCTGTGCCGGGGAGCCGCCGGTCTCGGTGCGCGCCGCGGCGCGGCGCTGTGTTCCGGGGAGCCGGGCGCTCCAGCGCGTGAAGTTCACTGCGGTAGGCCTCGTGGTGTCGCTTCTGGATCGGGCGGGGGTGTACGGCCGGGCGTTCGGCCGGTGGCGGTGCGGCGTGCGGCGCCGCCTCCCGGGAAGACACAGCATGGCGTGGAGCGGGCCCCTGCTTCTCAGGTGCCCTCTTGCGGGCCCGCTCATGGTCACACGTCCAGTCTGGCCGACCGGACTGACATCCGTCAGACGCCGGTCCTGCTCGGGCAGTTCCGGCCGGAGGTCATCAGGACTCCTTCGGGCGCTCGCCCCCGGCCGCGAGTTCGAATTCCGCGCGCGGGTGTTCCAGTGAGCCCAGGGAGACGATCTCGCGCTTGAACAGGCCGGACAGCGTCCATTCGGCGAGTACGCGGGACTTGCGGTTGACGGTGGGCACCCGGCTGAGGTGGTAGACGCGGTGCATGAACCAGGCAGGGTAGCCCTTCAGCTTGCGTCCGTAGACGTGGGCGACGCCCTTGTGCAGTCCCAGGGAGGCCACGGAGCCCACGTACTTGTGCCGGTACTCCTGGAGGGGCTTCTCGCGCAGTGCGGCGGCGATGTTGTCGCCGAGGACCTTGGCCTGGCGCACGGCGTGCTGGGCGTTGGGCGCGCACTCGGTGCCCGGCTGCTCGGCGGTGACGTCGGGGACGGCGGCCGCGTCGCCCGCTCCCCACGCGTGCGGGGCGCCGTCGACGGACAGCTCGGCGGTGCACTTCAGGCGGCCGCGTTCGGTCAGCGGCAGGTCCGTGGCGGCGAGCAGCGGATGCGGCTTGACGCCCGCTGTCCACACGACCGTACGGGTGGGGAAGCGGGCGCCGTCGCTGAGGACGGCGACGCGGTCCTCGCAGGAGTCGAGCCGGGTCTCCAGGCGTACGTCGATGTTGCGCCGGCGCAGCTCGCGGACCGTGTACTTGCCCATCTCCTCGCCGACCTCGGGCAGGATGCGCCCGGAGGCCTCGACGAGGATCCACTTCATGTCCTCGGCCTTGACGTTGTGGTAGTACCGCGCGGCGTAGCGGGCCATGTCCTCCAGCTCGCCGAGCGCCTCCACGCCCGCGTAGCCGCCGCCCACGAAGACGAACGTCAGGGCGGCGTCGCGGACGGCCGGGTCGCGCGTCGAGGAGGCGATGTCCATCTGCTCAATGACGTGGTTGCGCAGTCCGATGGCCTCTTCGACGGTCTTGAAGCCGATGCCGTAGTCGGCGAGGCCGGGCACGGGCAGGGTGCGCGAGATGGAGCCGGGGGCGAGCACGAGCTCGTCGTACGTGAGGGCGAGGGGGCCGGTGCCCTCCTCACGGGTGGCGAGCGTCGTGAAGGACGCGGTGCGCTTGGCGTGGTCGACCGACGTGACCTCGCCGACGACCACGCGGCACCGGTCGAGGACACGGCGCAGCGGCACGACGACGTGGCGCGGGGAGATCGAGCCGGCCGCGGCTTCGGGCAGGAAGGGCTGGTACGTCATATACGGATCGGGCGAGATCACGACGATCTCCGTCTCGCCCCGCCGCAGCTCCTGCTTGAGTTTCCGCTGGAGGTGCAGCGCGGTGTACATCCCGACGTAGCCACCGCCGACAACGAGAATGCGCACAGGTTCCGTCACCATCCCATGACGCACCCGCACTTCGCGTTTGTCCACAGGCTCAGCAATTTGTATGACTGGAAGCCTTGGTTGGCGGCAGCCGCTCCAC harbors:
- a CDS encoding SpoIIE family protein phosphatase; translation: MNFTRWSARLPGTQRRAAARTETGGSPAQRGESSVPAARAERVAEHPAEGLDAPEGVDGLPAREVLDSIPALVALVHGPDHRIAYVNDAYATAFGPRPTGAPAREALPELEEVGLLPLLDQVLRSSKPRTVKSRKVPGGRSYTFTCTPVSLPLGGPATDAQDGGVLVFAADVTDHADAAERLRASERSQRETAVTLQRSLLPQELEQPDDLRIAATYQPGGTEAAVGGDWYDVITLGGGRTALVIGDVMGRGVRAAAVMGQLRTAVRAYARLDLPPHEVLQLLDGLAAEIDASQIATCVYAVHDPNEGSLSYASAGHLPILVRDENGTIHRADEPTGPPLGTGGWLHASGSVPLGPGSTAVLYTDGLVERRSEDIDEGVASLERALGGATGTPQVVCDRLIRALGVTADHDDDVAVLVLQQPARTGADAELFRNAALELLGGVEAAPRARAFATGVLASWRFPPELLDLGVLATSELVANSLQHGTPPMRLRLRRTDRRLIIEVTDGDDHLPRRRRAEPADEAGRGIAIVATIASNWGSRRTPGGGKAVWCEFALPRA
- a CDS encoding NAD(P)/FAD-dependent oxidoreductase — translated: MVTEPVRILVVGGGYVGMYTALHLQRKLKQELRRGETEIVVISPDPYMTYQPFLPEAAAGSISPRHVVVPLRRVLDRCRVVVGEVTSVDHAKRTASFTTLATREEGTGPLALTYDELVLAPGSISRTLPVPGLADYGIGFKTVEEAIGLRNHVIEQMDIASSTRDPAVRDAALTFVFVGGGYAGVEALGELEDMARYAARYYHNVKAEDMKWILVEASGRILPEVGEEMGKYTVRELRRRNIDVRLETRLDSCEDRVAVLSDGARFPTRTVVWTAGVKPHPLLAATDLPLTERGRLKCTAELSVDGAPHAWGAGDAAAVPDVTAEQPGTECAPNAQHAVRQAKVLGDNIAAALREKPLQEYRHKYVGSVASLGLHKGVAHVYGRKLKGYPAWFMHRVYHLSRVPTVNRKSRVLAEWTLSGLFKREIVSLGSLEHPRAEFELAAGGERPKES